In one window of Triticum dicoccoides isolate Atlit2015 ecotype Zavitan unplaced genomic scaffold, WEW_v2.0 scaffold174180, whole genome shotgun sequence DNA:
- the LOC119344581 gene encoding uncharacterized protein LOC119344581, with amino-acid sequence MGKAFLEAVLVFCEARRVVWIFMEVKERIKRKEEPRDLDCTIPGREIHMHYAWGDVSDWGLDSKLVLTSAQKGVYTPPRDDDGKAETLVVIDKRSTFERLIAHGRESGHLGLIMRDDGVLAPEGSRVLMLLRKKKDQLGAKCREPYFREVKEDEDDE; translated from the coding sequence ATGGGAAAAGCATTCCTAGAAGCTGTGTTGGTATTTTGTGAGGCAAGGCGGGTCGTATGGATATTCATGGAAGTGAAGGAGAGAATTAAAAGGAAGGAAGAACCAAGGGACTTAGACTGCACCATCCCTGGTAGAGAAATCCACATGCACTATGCGTGGGGTGATGTTTCGGATTGGGGTCTTGACTCCAAACTAGTGTTAACTTCTGCCCAGAAAGGAGTGTACACGCCACCTAGGGACGACGATGGTAAGGCAGAAACTCTAGTAGTAATTGACAAGAGGAGCACGTTTGAGAGACTTATCGCACACGGAAGGGAAAGTGGACATCTGGGGCTGATAATGCGTGATGACGGTGTATTGGCTCCGGAGGGCAGCCGGGTGCTCATgctgttgaggaagaagaaggatcAGTTGGGAGCTAAATGCCGTGAACCGTATTTCCGTGAAGTGAAGGAGGATGAAGACGATGAGTGA